In Curtobacterium sp. TC1, the following proteins share a genomic window:
- a CDS encoding Rho termination factor N-terminal domain-containing protein, translating to MPNQLKKPDMYEELRKEGNSKEKSARISNAAAARGEEAVGKKGGESGSYDDWTVADLRKRAKELGLTGYSSKRKAELVEALRDH from the coding sequence ATGCCGAACCAACTCAAGAAGCCGGACATGTACGAGGAGCTCCGCAAGGAGGGCAACTCGAAGGAGAAGTCCGCGCGGATCAGCAACGCCGCAGCGGCCCGCGGCGAGGAGGCAGTCGGGAAGAAGGGCGGCGAGTCCGGCTCCTACGACGACTGGACCGTCGCCGACCTCCGGAAGCGGGCGAAGGAGCTCGGCCTGACCGGGTACTCGTCGAAGCGCAAGGCCGAACTCGTCGAGGCGCTCCGGGATCACTGA
- a CDS encoding ABC transporter permease, which translates to MTAVVPGAVETDALAGRPSASTSTGTARVTRRGWRGLLRRPTFLVSVAILLWWVVLAVGWHLLGLQPFARTGELLQAPSAAHWFGTDSLGRDVFARVAAGARPALVIGPFGAALATVVGGTLGLLAGYHRGWVDTALMRFFDVLLALPSLIFLVVLVGAFGVSTPALVLIVGVLFAPGIARIVRAAVLVEMGKSYVQAARLQGESAVRAMVSELLPNVIGVFVIQAVLSLGAAIFITASLSFLGLGSQPPAADWGLDINANRAYLQAAWWTVVFPGVAVASIVVSANLIADNLKEVSE; encoded by the coding sequence ATGACCGCCGTCGTCCCCGGTGCCGTCGAGACCGACGCCCTCGCCGGACGTCCGTCGGCGTCGACCAGCACGGGCACGGCGCGGGTCACGCGCCGCGGATGGCGCGGACTCCTCCGGCGTCCCACATTCCTGGTCTCCGTGGCGATCCTGCTCTGGTGGGTCGTCCTGGCCGTGGGCTGGCACCTGCTCGGCCTGCAGCCCTTCGCCCGCACCGGCGAGCTCCTGCAGGCACCGAGCGCCGCGCACTGGTTCGGCACCGACTCGCTCGGCCGCGACGTCTTCGCCCGCGTCGCCGCCGGAGCCCGGCCGGCGCTCGTCATCGGCCCGTTCGGCGCGGCGCTGGCGACCGTCGTCGGCGGCACCCTCGGTCTGCTCGCCGGCTACCACCGCGGCTGGGTCGACACCGCCCTGATGCGGTTCTTCGACGTGCTGCTCGCGTTGCCCAGCCTGATCTTCCTGGTCGTGCTCGTCGGTGCGTTCGGGGTGTCGACGCCCGCGCTCGTCCTCATCGTCGGCGTGCTCTTCGCCCCGGGCATCGCGCGGATCGTCCGGGCCGCGGTGCTCGTCGAGATGGGCAAGTCCTACGTCCAGGCCGCACGGCTGCAGGGCGAGAGCGCCGTCCGGGCGATGGTCAGCGAATTGCTGCCGAACGTGATCGGGGTCTTCGTGATCCAGGCGGTCCTGAGCCTCGGTGCCGCGATCTTCATCACCGCGTCGCTGTCGTTCCTCGGGCTCGGTTCGCAGCCACCGGCCGCCGACTGGGGGCTCGACATCAACGCGAACCGCGCCTACCTGCAGGCCGCGTGGTGGACCGTCGTGTTCCCGGGTGTCGCCGTGGCGTCGATCGTCGTGTCCGCGAACCTGATCGCCGACAACCTCAAGGAGGTCTCCGAGTGA
- a CDS encoding DUF3140 domain-containing protein, protein MSDDDDQQTERDFADAVNMTPSELRAWLDSDESKHVGQKPPGGGESTGHESGRHVIRILEKHKADRTDDDHAHMRKVIGYVARHSEQRPDGDVHDTPWRWSLMNWGHDPEKR, encoded by the coding sequence ATGAGCGACGACGACGACCAGCAGACCGAGCGCGACTTCGCCGACGCGGTGAACATGACCCCGTCGGAGCTCCGGGCGTGGCTCGACTCCGACGAGTCGAAGCACGTCGGGCAGAAGCCCCCTGGGGGCGGCGAGTCGACCGGGCACGAGAGCGGGCGGCACGTCATCCGGATCCTCGAGAAGCACAAGGCGGACCGGACCGACGACGACCACGCCCACATGCGGAAGGTGATCGGCTACGTCGCCCGGCACTCGGAGCAGCGGCCGGACGGCGACGTGCACGACACCCCGTGGCGGTGGTCCCTGATGAACTGGGGCCACGACCCCGAGAAGCGCTGA
- a CDS encoding alpha/beta fold hydrolase, with the protein MTEITAHHGLFKDTNLHVDDTGGSGRTVVLIHGWPLSGESWSKQVPAFVDAGYRVVTYDRRGFGRSDKPKTGYDYDHLTEDLHTILTELDLQDVTLVGFSMGGGEVARYFSKYGTERLHSVVFASAVPPYLLQTSDNPDGPLPKEQAAEMTAGLTKDEDAFYDQFTTDFFSVDGTLVVSEEDRQQALTLAKQASKTAALEAMASFANTDFRDDLPKVTVPTLVIHGDGDATVPYEGSGARTHAAVAGSELHVVAGGPHGVNVSHPDEWNRVVLAFLAK; encoded by the coding sequence TTGACCGAGATCACGGCCCACCACGGGCTCTTCAAGGACACGAACCTGCACGTCGACGACACCGGCGGTTCCGGCCGCACCGTCGTCCTGATCCACGGCTGGCCGCTGTCCGGCGAGTCCTGGAGCAAGCAGGTCCCGGCGTTCGTCGACGCCGGCTACCGCGTCGTCACGTACGACCGTCGCGGCTTCGGTCGCAGCGACAAGCCGAAGACCGGCTACGACTACGACCACCTCACCGAGGACCTGCACACGATCCTCACCGAGCTCGACCTGCAGGACGTCACCCTCGTCGGCTTCTCGATGGGCGGCGGCGAGGTCGCCCGCTACTTCTCGAAGTACGGCACCGAGCGGCTGCACAGCGTCGTCTTCGCCTCGGCCGTGCCGCCGTACCTGCTGCAGACCTCGGACAACCCGGACGGCCCGCTGCCGAAGGAGCAGGCGGCCGAGATGACCGCGGGCCTGACCAAGGACGAGGACGCGTTCTACGACCAGTTCACGACCGACTTCTTCTCGGTGGACGGCACCCTGGTCGTCTCCGAGGAGGACCGGCAGCAGGCGCTCACGCTCGCGAAGCAGGCGTCGAAGACCGCCGCGCTCGAGGCGATGGCGTCCTTCGCGAACACCGACTTCCGTGACGACCTGCCGAAGGTCACCGTGCCGACGCTCGTCATCCACGGTGACGGCGACGCGACCGTGCCGTACGAGGGCTCGGGGGCCCGCACGCACGCCGCGGTCGCCGGCTCCGAGCTGCACGTCGTCGCCGGCGGCCCGCACGGCGTCAACGTCAGCCACCCGGACGAGTGGAACCGCGTCGTGCTGGCGTTCCTCGCGAAGTAG
- a CDS encoding DapH/DapD/GlmU-related protein — translation MTAPAVPVPSTFVRRLREDAAHAREHVLLTALLGSPFLPRVVRRLLLNAAGARAESAPGPGFSLTGDPRNLSVARGVYFNRGTTIEAIAPVTIGANAAIGMQVLIMTSHHAIDADGRWSDTATGRPVVIEDRVWIGGRATVLPGAHIEHDVVVAAGAVVTGRLLAHGVYAGVPAKRIRDLAGADAATDRTATT, via the coding sequence ATGACCGCGCCAGCCGTCCCCGTCCCCTCCACGTTCGTCCGACGCCTGCGCGAGGACGCCGCGCACGCCCGGGAGCACGTCCTCCTCACCGCCCTGCTCGGCTCGCCGTTCCTGCCGCGGGTGGTGCGACGGCTGCTGCTGAACGCCGCAGGCGCCCGTGCCGAGTCGGCTCCCGGTCCCGGGTTCTCACTGACCGGCGACCCGCGCAACCTGTCGGTCGCGCGCGGCGTCTACTTCAACCGCGGCACGACCATCGAGGCCATCGCACCCGTCACCATCGGTGCGAACGCCGCGATCGGCATGCAGGTCCTCATCATGACGAGCCACCACGCGATCGACGCCGACGGCCGGTGGAGCGACACCGCGACCGGTCGGCCGGTCGTCATCGAGGACCGCGTGTGGATCGGCGGCCGTGCGACGGTCCTGCCCGGCGCGCACATCGAGCACGACGTGGTCGTCGCGGCCGGCGCGGTCGTCACCGGGCGCCTGCTGGCGCACGGTGTCTACGCCGGCGTGCCGGCGAAGCGCATCCGCGACCTGGCCGGTGCGGACGCGGCCACAGACCGCACCGCGACCACCTGA
- a CDS encoding ATP-binding cassette domain-containing protein, producing the protein MSEQPRATGTTDALVRVEGLTVSYRGTRVVDDVAFVIEPGGSYGLVGESGSGKSTVAGTLTASLGPDAAVGSSALVVDGVDVASLRGERLRRFRRDVVAVVHQEPGLALNPTMTVGRQVAEVLRATGSGRAAADTATIEAFTRVGLPSPTTIGVRYPHELSGGQQQRVAIAMALVARPRLLVLDEPTTGLDSTVEAGIMALIDELRTEIGFATLLISHNLPLVAAHCGRVGVLRHGVLVEEGTATQVLLHPTEPYTKQLVDALPDITTGKAGTTGEAGTTGEAGPSAETARHDVLATIRGLRKEYDGAVALDGIDLELRRGEVLGVVGESGSGKTTFGRALAGLVRHDGTITLDAGDQMPTGTPPVQVVFQNADASLNPRRTVRQVLGRAIRLLHGDGTAEQLAARVGLPADVLDRRPAQLSGGQKQRVAIARAFAGPVPLVVCDEPTSALDVSVQARILDLVLDLQRTTGTTCVFISHDLAVVRRVADRIAVFDGGRVVDVGPAERLFDAGAHPRTRELVAAALDLRRRAGLVAPAA; encoded by the coding sequence GTGAGCGAGCAGCCCCGGGCCACCGGTACGACCGACGCACTGGTCCGCGTCGAGGGGCTCACCGTGTCGTACCGCGGCACCCGGGTGGTCGACGACGTCGCGTTCGTGATCGAGCCCGGTGGCTCGTACGGGCTCGTGGGCGAGTCCGGTTCCGGCAAGAGCACCGTGGCCGGCACGCTGACCGCGTCGCTCGGCCCGGACGCCGCCGTCGGGTCGTCGGCGCTGGTCGTCGACGGCGTCGACGTCGCGTCCCTGCGCGGAGAGCGCCTCCGGCGGTTCCGGCGCGACGTCGTGGCGGTCGTCCACCAGGAACCCGGTCTCGCCCTCAACCCGACGATGACGGTCGGACGCCAGGTCGCCGAGGTCCTGCGCGCCACGGGCTCCGGCCGCGCGGCGGCGGACACCGCGACGATCGAGGCGTTCACGCGGGTCGGGCTGCCCTCGCCGACGACGATCGGCGTGCGGTACCCGCACGAGCTGTCCGGCGGTCAGCAGCAGCGCGTCGCGATCGCCATGGCACTGGTGGCGCGCCCGCGCCTGCTCGTGCTCGACGAACCCACCACCGGCCTGGACAGCACGGTCGAGGCGGGAATCATGGCGCTCATCGACGAGCTCCGGACCGAGATCGGCTTCGCGACCCTGCTCATCAGCCACAACCTGCCCCTGGTCGCGGCGCACTGCGGCCGGGTCGGGGTGCTCCGCCACGGGGTGCTCGTCGAGGAGGGCACCGCGACCCAGGTGCTGCTCCACCCCACGGAGCCGTACACCAAGCAGCTCGTCGACGCCCTGCCCGACATCACGACGGGCAAGGCGGGAACGACGGGCGAGGCGGGAACGACGGGCGAGGCTGGCCCGTCGGCCGAGACCGCGCGGCACGACGTGCTCGCGACGATCAGGGGCCTCCGCAAGGAGTACGACGGCGCCGTCGCCCTCGACGGCATCGACCTCGAGCTGCGCCGCGGTGAGGTGTTGGGCGTCGTGGGGGAGTCCGGCTCCGGCAAGACGACCTTCGGCCGAGCCCTCGCCGGACTGGTCCGACACGACGGCACGATCACGCTGGACGCCGGCGACCAGATGCCGACCGGCACCCCGCCCGTGCAGGTCGTGTTCCAGAACGCGGACGCCTCGCTCAACCCGCGGCGCACGGTCCGACAGGTGCTCGGACGGGCGATCCGGCTGCTGCACGGGGACGGCACCGCCGAACAGCTCGCGGCGCGTGTCGGCCTGCCCGCCGACGTCCTGGACCGCCGGCCCGCCCAGCTGTCCGGCGGGCAGAAGCAGCGCGTGGCCATCGCCCGGGCGTTCGCCGGACCGGTGCCGCTCGTGGTGTGCGACGAACCCACGTCCGCCCTCGACGTCTCGGTGCAGGCACGGATCCTCGACCTGGTGCTCGACCTGCAGCGCACCACCGGCACGACCTGCGTGTTCATCTCACACGACCTCGCCGTCGTGCGCCGGGTCGCCGACCGCATCGCGGTCTTCGACGGCGGTCGCGTCGTCGACGTCGGCCCCGCGGAGCGGCTGTTCGACGCGGGCGCGCACCCGCGCACCCGCGAGCTCGTCGCGGCCGCGCTCGACCTGCGCCGGCGCGCCGGTCTGGTGGCTCCCGCGGCCTGA
- a CDS encoding methyltransferase family protein — MSRGRLYFALQALGGAVWWITVATVPGIQTLTLGSLDPVAVAAVDVPLFVVASAIAASSASALGRAAAIVATGWTAVVLAALAVWATVTGEAGWGVLVMAAATVGSGLALALVLLGRVPTEWLTSGPLRFRTADPGAATSRHVVATALQIVVFWGLFLGVFPVVIAAAEHRWRLHPALPGPVVTALLVAGLVVLALASALGIASAAAMSTKGAGTPLPSASANRLVVAGPYRSVRNPMALAGITQGVAVGLLLGSWMVVVYALAGSIVWNCVVRPLEEADLEVRFGDDFRRYAARVRCWVPRWPIAASVGGVPVAVSSSSR; from the coding sequence GTGTCCCGGGGCCGGCTCTACTTCGCACTGCAGGCCCTCGGTGGCGCTGTCTGGTGGATCACCGTCGCGACCGTCCCGGGCATCCAGACGCTCACCCTCGGCTCGCTCGACCCGGTCGCCGTCGCGGCCGTCGACGTCCCGTTGTTCGTGGTCGCGTCGGCGATCGCGGCGTCGTCGGCCAGTGCCCTCGGCCGGGCCGCAGCGATCGTCGCCACCGGCTGGACGGCGGTCGTCCTCGCGGCTCTCGCCGTCTGGGCCACCGTCACCGGTGAGGCCGGCTGGGGAGTCCTGGTCATGGCCGCGGCCACCGTCGGCTCCGGGCTGGCCCTCGCGCTCGTCCTGCTCGGCCGGGTGCCGACCGAGTGGTTGACGTCCGGTCCGCTGCGGTTCCGCACCGCCGACCCGGGTGCCGCGACGTCACGGCACGTGGTCGCGACGGCGCTGCAGATCGTCGTCTTCTGGGGACTCTTCCTCGGCGTGTTCCCCGTGGTCATCGCCGCCGCCGAGCACCGCTGGCGGCTGCACCCGGCACTGCCCGGACCGGTCGTGACCGCGCTGCTGGTGGCCGGGCTCGTCGTCCTCGCGCTCGCCAGCGCCCTCGGCATCGCGTCGGCGGCGGCGATGTCGACGAAGGGGGCGGGGACGCCGCTGCCCTCCGCCAGCGCGAACCGGTTGGTCGTCGCCGGCCCGTACCGCTCGGTCCGCAACCCGATGGCACTCGCCGGCATCACGCAGGGCGTCGCCGTCGGGCTGCTGCTCGGGTCGTGGATGGTCGTCGTCTACGCGCTCGCCGGCTCGATCGTGTGGAACTGCGTCGTCCGACCGCTCGAGGAGGCCGACCTCGAGGTCCGCTTCGGCGACGACTTCCGCCGCTACGCCGCGCGGGTCCGGTGCTGGGTGCCGCGGTGGCCGATCGCCGCGAGCGTGGGCGGCGTGCCCGTCGCCGTCAGCTCGTCGAGCCGCTGA
- a CDS encoding ABC transporter permease: MSTARRRRLLTLVGQRVVQIPLVLVVVSVLTFWLVQVVPGDPGRNALGQYATAAQVRAWNVDHGLDGSLVSRYLHWIGGFVTGDWGTSFVYSEPVRDLVLGRLGNSLLLGAYAFVIMVPVAITLGAVQAYRQGRRSDRAVTVGLLTISAVPEFVVGIVLLLVFAVWLRVVPVQASGALDAGFGERLRVLTLPAVVLALAYLAVLTRMVRAGTIETIRSQFHRTAVLKGLTTGQVVRRHVVRNALIPTFSVLGIYLGTLLGGSVIVETLFSYPGLGALLVSAAERKDALLLESGVMLAGALSLGALLLTDLLFVVVDPRIRFERAATA; the protein is encoded by the coding sequence ATGAGCACCGCGCGCCGCCGTCGTCTGCTGACCCTGGTCGGGCAACGGGTCGTCCAGATCCCGCTCGTCCTGGTCGTGGTCTCCGTCCTGACGTTCTGGCTCGTCCAGGTCGTGCCGGGTGACCCGGGCCGGAACGCCCTCGGGCAGTACGCGACGGCGGCGCAGGTGCGCGCGTGGAACGTCGACCACGGGCTCGACGGGTCCCTCGTCAGCCGGTACCTGCACTGGATCGGCGGGTTCGTCACGGGGGACTGGGGCACGAGCTTCGTCTACTCTGAGCCGGTCCGCGACCTGGTGCTCGGCCGTCTCGGCAACTCCCTGCTGCTCGGCGCGTACGCGTTCGTCATCATGGTGCCGGTCGCGATCACCCTCGGCGCCGTGCAGGCGTACCGGCAGGGTCGCCGCTCCGACCGGGCCGTCACGGTCGGGCTGCTGACGATCTCGGCGGTGCCGGAGTTCGTCGTCGGGATCGTGCTGCTGCTCGTCTTCGCGGTCTGGTTGCGGGTGGTGCCCGTGCAGGCGTCCGGTGCGCTCGACGCCGGGTTCGGCGAGCGGCTCCGGGTGCTCACGCTGCCCGCCGTGGTGCTCGCCCTGGCGTACCTCGCCGTCCTGACCCGGATGGTGCGTGCGGGGACGATCGAGACGATCCGGTCGCAGTTCCACCGCACCGCCGTGCTGAAGGGGCTGACCACCGGCCAGGTCGTCCGCCGCCACGTCGTCCGCAACGCGCTCATCCCGACGTTCTCGGTGCTCGGCATCTACCTCGGCACCCTGCTCGGCGGCAGCGTCATCGTCGAGACCCTGTTCTCCTACCCGGGCCTCGGCGCGCTGCTCGTGTCGGCCGCCGAGCGCAAGGACGCCCTGCTGCTCGAGAGCGGGGTGATGCTCGCCGGGGCGCTCTCGCTCGGCGCGCTCCTGCTCACCGACCTGCTGTTCGTGGTGGTCGATCCCCGGATCCGCTTCGAACGGGCGGCCACCGCATGA
- a CDS encoding alpha/beta fold hydrolase, translating into MDTHHPTATPTSTPARPARRRRRPLRIIGFSLVGLVGLGALTLGGTATYDAIATAAERDDIRPYGELVPVTGGRVNVAVTGSGASTVVLLPGFGTASPVIDFAPLVDRLEDTHRVVVVEPLGYGLSDGTDRPRTSANIVDEVHQALSTLGIDRYVLAGHSVAGIYALEYTNAYPDEVQAFVGIDSSVPTQPGIDEAVGSGLFRFVKATGLARVLTTVSGDAYAGLPYTDAQKEQMTLLSHRTSMRATYLDEYEHLGANFRYARSLAFPADLPVRLFVVGDDPEVPGWERLHREQAASVVDGQVVLLDGGHYLHHTHAAEIAEGIDAVADLGQ; encoded by the coding sequence ATGGACACGCACCACCCCACGGCCACCCCCACCAGCACCCCGGCCCGACCTGCACGCCGACGCCGCCGCCCGTTGCGGATCATCGGGTTCTCGCTCGTCGGGCTCGTGGGCCTCGGCGCCCTGACGCTCGGCGGCACGGCCACCTACGACGCGATCGCGACCGCAGCCGAGCGGGACGACATCCGCCCCTACGGCGAACTCGTCCCCGTCACCGGCGGCCGGGTGAACGTCGCCGTCACCGGGTCCGGGGCGTCGACCGTCGTGCTGCTGCCCGGCTTCGGCACGGCGTCCCCCGTCATCGACTTCGCCCCGCTCGTCGACCGGCTGGAGGACACCCACCGGGTGGTCGTGGTCGAGCCGCTCGGGTACGGCCTGAGCGACGGCACGGACCGACCACGGACCAGCGCGAACATCGTCGACGAGGTGCACCAGGCGCTGTCGACGCTCGGCATCGACCGGTACGTGCTCGCCGGGCACTCGGTCGCCGGGATCTACGCGCTCGAGTACACGAACGCGTACCCGGACGAGGTGCAGGCGTTCGTCGGCATCGACAGCAGCGTGCCGACGCAGCCCGGCATCGACGAGGCCGTCGGGTCCGGCCTGTTCCGCTTCGTGAAGGCCACCGGGCTCGCCCGCGTGCTCACCACCGTGTCCGGCGACGCGTACGCCGGGCTGCCCTACACCGATGCGCAGAAGGAGCAGATGACCCTGCTGTCACACCGCACCAGCATGCGCGCGACGTACCTGGACGAGTACGAGCACCTCGGCGCGAACTTCCGGTACGCCCGCAGCCTCGCGTTCCCCGCCGATCTGCCGGTCCGCCTGTTCGTCGTGGGCGACGACCCGGAGGTGCCGGGGTGGGAGCGTCTGCACCGTGAGCAGGCAGCGTCGGTGGTCGACGGCCAGGTTGTCCTGCTCGACGGCGGGCACTACCTGCACCACACGCACGCAGCGGAGATCGCCGAGGGCATCGACGCGGTCGCCGACCTCGGTCAGTGA
- a CDS encoding SDR family oxidoreductase, producing the protein MPTDQYEHGDPRTRYPDVQPEPQTQDEPGLQSAMDPVPDLGETSYRGTGRLAGRKALITGGDSGIGGAVAIAFAREGADVAIAYLPEEQSDADHVLEQIRAAGRTAVAIPGDLRDKAYAQELVDQAVAGLGGLDALVSVAGKQRWQPDVLDITDDQFEATFDVNVFGLFRLVKAALPHLQPGATITTTASMEAYKPAPDRLDYAASKGAINNLSKGLSQLLVERGIRVNVVAPGPTWTVLQPSGGVDPSTLPEFGSSESPMGRAGQPAELAPAYVFLASDESSYVVGETLNVNGGMVTP; encoded by the coding sequence ATGCCCACCGACCAGTACGAACACGGCGACCCGCGCACCCGCTACCCCGATGTCCAGCCGGAGCCGCAGACCCAGGACGAGCCGGGCCTCCAGTCCGCCATGGACCCGGTCCCCGACCTGGGCGAGACGAGCTACCGGGGCACCGGTCGGCTCGCCGGCCGCAAGGCGCTGATCACCGGCGGTGACTCCGGCATCGGCGGCGCCGTCGCGATCGCGTTCGCCCGCGAGGGCGCCGACGTCGCGATCGCCTATCTGCCGGAGGAACAGTCCGACGCCGACCACGTGCTCGAGCAGATCCGTGCCGCCGGACGCACCGCCGTGGCGATCCCCGGCGACCTGCGCGACAAGGCGTACGCGCAGGAGCTCGTCGACCAGGCGGTCGCCGGACTCGGCGGGCTCGACGCCCTCGTGAGCGTCGCCGGCAAGCAGCGGTGGCAGCCCGACGTGCTCGACATCACGGACGACCAGTTCGAGGCGACCTTCGACGTGAACGTCTTCGGGCTGTTCCGCCTCGTGAAGGCGGCACTGCCGCACCTGCAGCCCGGTGCGACGATCACCACCACGGCCTCGATGGAGGCCTACAAGCCGGCGCCCGACCGGCTCGACTACGCGGCGTCGAAGGGCGCGATCAACAACCTGTCGAAGGGGCTGTCGCAGCTGCTCGTCGAACGCGGCATCCGCGTGAACGTCGTCGCTCCCGGGCCGACGTGGACGGTCCTGCAGCCGAGCGGCGGCGTCGACCCGTCGACGTTGCCGGAGTTCGGCAGCAGCGAGTCGCCGATGGGTCGCGCCGGGCAGCCGGCCGAACTCGCCCCGGCCTACGTGTTCCTGGCGTCGGACGAGTCGAGCTACGTGGTCGGCGAGACGCTCAACGTGAACGGCGGCATGGTCACGCCCTGA
- a CDS encoding AraC family transcriptional regulator produces MMHRTQRQVRTDEPSVAAEALSVTHVTHGLTVEGTGEGFVFEERVRGTALLSLESTRCTGILSGAVEPGRAMMIVWVKSGSAVVDDNPVKVGRPVLYRQDPQRFRWVDVQHDVLRIDRTIVEQVAAERGDWAPGPLEFRPRHVPEGAPLAAWWLMVRSVAQEVLQGPADVPVERERELARFAAGGLLTAIPHWPVGQHEPVMASTARFARAETFLLDHATEQITVNDVAEAAGLSVRGVQAAFQRHHGITPTMYLRRIRLLLAREQLEAGDGRSVAEIARATGFAHLGRFAGSYRQEFGELPRQTALAARE; encoded by the coding sequence ATGATGCACCGCACGCAGCGGCAGGTCCGGACCGACGAGCCGTCGGTCGCCGCCGAGGCACTCTCGGTGACCCACGTGACCCACGGCCTCACCGTCGAGGGCACCGGCGAGGGGTTCGTCTTCGAGGAACGCGTGCGGGGGACCGCCCTGTTGTCGCTCGAGTCGACGCGGTGCACGGGCATCCTGAGCGGCGCGGTCGAGCCCGGTCGGGCGATGATGATCGTCTGGGTGAAGTCCGGCTCCGCGGTCGTCGACGACAACCCCGTCAAGGTCGGCCGCCCGGTGCTCTACCGGCAGGACCCCCAGCGCTTCCGGTGGGTGGACGTCCAGCACGACGTGCTGCGCATCGACCGGACGATCGTCGAGCAGGTCGCCGCCGAGCGTGGCGACTGGGCACCGGGTCCGTTGGAGTTCCGTCCGCGACACGTACCCGAGGGTGCGCCGTTGGCCGCGTGGTGGCTGATGGTCCGGTCGGTCGCGCAGGAGGTGCTGCAGGGCCCGGCCGACGTGCCGGTGGAACGTGAGCGCGAGCTCGCCCGGTTCGCCGCCGGTGGGCTGCTGACCGCGATCCCGCACTGGCCGGTGGGGCAGCACGAACCGGTGATGGCCTCGACCGCCCGGTTCGCCCGCGCCGAGACGTTCCTGCTCGACCACGCGACCGAGCAGATCACGGTCAACGACGTCGCCGAGGCCGCGGGCCTGAGCGTCCGCGGTGTCCAGGCTGCGTTCCAGCGGCACCACGGCATCACGCCGACGATGTACCTGCGCCGGATCCGCCTCCTGCTCGCCCGGGAGCAGCTCGAGGCCGGCGACGGCCGCAGCGTCGCCGAGATCGCCCGGGCGACGGGGTTCGCGCACCTGGGCCGGTTCGCCGGCAGCTACCGGCAGGAGTTCGGGGAGCTGCCGCGGCAGACGGCGCTGGCGGCGCGGGAGTAG
- a CDS encoding SDR family NAD(P)-dependent oxidoreductase has protein sequence MGHRYRGKIVVVTGASSGIGRAAAHEFARQGATLVLAARGHESLEAAAAECRALGADAVAIPTDVADEHQVKDLIGTVTSRHGRIDVFVGNAALFVYGLFEQTPTEAFKRVVDTNLYGHLNAVTHLLPHWKQRGKGTYVLVGSIQSLLSAPYQSAYVTSKHAALGLIDVLGDEFAGTGIHFTALLPSTIDTPIYQNGANYTGKNSHPLPPTVSVERAGRAVVTAATHPKRYRFVGRIQASLVPLQYVFPGLFHKITKPMVETFALRGKAAPTDGNLYAPADADNATNGGWVAKRRRVTRPLVWLGVAAAGAAVVLGRARR, from the coding sequence ATGGGACATCGGTACCGCGGGAAGATCGTCGTCGTCACCGGAGCATCGAGCGGCATCGGGAGGGCCGCGGCACACGAGTTCGCCCGGCAGGGCGCGACGCTCGTGCTCGCCGCACGCGGCCACGAGTCCCTGGAGGCCGCCGCCGCGGAGTGCCGGGCTCTCGGCGCCGACGCGGTGGCGATCCCCACGGACGTCGCCGACGAGCACCAGGTCAAGGACCTCATCGGCACGGTGACGAGCCGGCACGGCCGCATCGACGTCTTCGTCGGCAACGCCGCCCTGTTCGTCTACGGCCTGTTCGAACAGACCCCCACCGAGGCCTTCAAACGCGTCGTCGACACCAACCTGTACGGGCACCTCAACGCCGTGACCCACCTGCTGCCGCACTGGAAGCAGCGCGGGAAGGGCACGTACGTGCTCGTCGGCTCGATCCAGTCGCTGCTATCCGCGCCGTACCAGTCGGCCTACGTGACGAGCAAGCACGCCGCGCTCGGCCTGATCGACGTCCTCGGTGACGAGTTCGCCGGCACCGGTATCCACTTCACCGCGCTGCTGCCGTCGACGATCGACACCCCGATCTACCAGAACGGCGCCAACTACACCGGCAAGAACTCGCACCCGCTGCCGCCGACGGTGTCGGTCGAACGCGCGGGTCGTGCCGTCGTCACCGCCGCCACGCACCCGAAGCGGTACCGCTTCGTCGGCCGGATCCAGGCGTCGCTCGTGCCGCTGCAGTACGTGTTCCCGGGCCTGTTCCACAAGATCACGAAGCCGATGGTCGAGACCTTCGCCCTGCGCGGGAAGGCCGCGCCGACCGACGGCAACCTCTACGCCCCGGCTGACGCCGACAACGCCACGAACGGCGGTTGGGTCGCCAAGCGGCGACGCGTCACCCGCCCGCTCGTGTGGCTCGGCGTCGCTGCAGCGGGCGCGGCGGTCGTGCTCGGCCGCGCGCGTCGGTAA
- a CDS encoding VOC family protein translates to MASDAPTGMETPSESTISLSLSGDDDEALTRYWNGLADGATIIEPLTKAPCGDTFGTLTDRFRVTWLVDISGSTS, encoded by the coding sequence ATGGCGTCGGACGCGCCGACCGGCATGGAGACGCCGTCGGAGAGCACCATCTCGCTGTCGCTCAGCGGCGACGACGACGAGGCGCTGACCCGCTACTGGAACGGGCTCGCCGACGGGGCGACGATCATCGAACCGCTGACGAAGGCGCCGTGCGGCGACACGTTCGGGACGCTCACCGACCGGTTCCGGGTCACGTGGCTCGTGGACATCAGCGGCTCGACGAGCTGA